ttcctttagtatctgcaacacggtcctcaagtgttctgcatgctcttcttcagtcttggaataaaccagtatgtcatcaatgaagacaacaacaaatttaTCCAAAAACGGACGGAAAATTCtattcatataatccataaacaCTGTAGGAGCATTTGTCAGCCCAAAAGACaatacagtgtactcgtaatgaccgtaatgagtcctgaaagcggtcttagggatgtcctcctctctcacccttatctggtgataaccggatcgcaagtcgatcttggagaaaactccggctccttgtaactgatccataaGATCGTCAATCCTTGGCAGTGGGTACTTATTCTTGATTGTGACCTTGTTCAgttgcctgtaatccacacaaagCCGCATACTCCATCTTTCTTCTGCACCAATAACACcggcgctccccacggagaaacacttgggCGAATAAGGTTCTTACCCAACAAATCCTCTAGCTGAGACAAAAGCtcagccatttctaaaggtgacattCGGTAAGGGGCAATCGAGATTGGCCCCGTTCCAGGTACGAACTCAATAGCAAACTCAAGCTCTCGGTTAGGTGGGAATTCATCTATATCGTCGGGAAATAGCCCCGAAAACTCACGCACAACCAAAATCTGCTCAAGCTTTGCTCATCACCCGAGAGTCTCACGGTTAACAACAAAATACCCTGACATTTGGCCCCAGAGCAATTCACTACCATAGAATTCAAGTAATAGTTATTTACCAccaccggcccttctgtatcttccaGCATGAAGTACACTAATTTTGCGGAACATTCGAGTAGAACATGGTTCTTAGATAACCAGTCCAACCCCAatataagatcaagaccgatcatcggcaGACAAattaaatcatgtatgaaatCACGCTGCTTGACCCTAAACGAAACTTGTggacatcctagcctagttaccatggcttcatagGTGGCATTATACACCTTCAGGTCATAACCTAAAACCACAATCTTCAATCATAACTCACTAGCCTTCTAATATgaaatgaatgaatgcgatgctccagAATCAAACAAGGCATTTAAAAtctgaccagccatttcacattTACCTCGGATAAGGGCCTCGGACCCCTCGGCACCCACAGCTGAAGTAGTAAACACCCGACTAGGCTGTTGTGCTCTCCCAGCACCTTGTCTCTGGTTTTCTGGACAGTTGGAGGCTTTATGCCCCGGCTTACCACCTGAGTAGCATAATCCCCATCTAGCCTTGCACGGAACACTAGGATGGTAACTCCACATTTGGTACAAGCCTGCTCATTcagaggctgcttcccaaatctCCTCCCCGAagcattgttgttgttattgttaggaCTTCTGAAACTGTTCTGACCCTGAGCCCTCTGTGGTACAAAGCCTCCCCGcttgaaaggcggacctctaggAGCAAAAcccttccctcggttctgtgggaaTGGTCCCCTCTGACTCCCTCTCTCAGCAGCTGccttcttcacacactcttcggCAACTCTGCTCTTGTTTACCAACTCGGAAAAAGTCTTGATCTCTATAGGCCCCACTGAACAGTAGATGTCGCTTcggagccctccttcatacttgATACATTTCCACTCCTTGAAGTCTCCCGAAGCTCCTTGACACATGCGGGAAAATCTGAACAGCTCTTCAAACTTGTCTGTGTACTCAGATACAAACATAGttccctgcttcagc
The DNA window shown above is from Arachis ipaensis cultivar K30076 chromosome B08, Araip1.1, whole genome shotgun sequence and carries:
- the LOC107611143 gene encoding uncharacterized protein LOC107611143, translating into MNFMATLQNMATAMQATAEALGQQMNNNNHSGGNGRNRTQGPMTLATFLKVNLPKFKGTTNPTEANTWFQAMERALQAQLQGDDPITWDAFQEEFYKKYFSNSTRTAKELELLQLKQGTMFVSEYTDKFEELFRFSRMCQGASGDFKEWKCIKYEGGLRSDIYCSVGPIEIKTFSELVNKSRVAEECVKKAAAERGSQRGPFPQNRGKGFAPRGPPFKRGGFVPQRAQGQNSFRSPNNNNNNASGRRFGKQPLNEQACTKCGVTILVFRARLDGDYATQVVSRGIKPPTVQKTRDKVLGEHNSLVGCLLLQLWVPRGPRPLSEVNVKWLVYNATYEAMVTRLGCPQVSFRVKQRDFIHDLICLPMIGLDLILGLDWLSKNHVLLECSAKLVYFMLEDTEGPVVLEQILVVREFSGLFPDDIDEFPPNRELEFAIEFVPGTGPISIAPYRMSPLEMAELLSQLEDLLEERWSMRLCVDYRQLNKVTIKNKYPLPRIDDLMDQLQGAGVFSKIDLRSGYHQIRVREEDIPKTAFRTHYGHYEYTVLSFGLTNAPTVFMDYMNRIFRPFLDKFVVVFIDDILVYSKTEEEHAEHLRTVLQILKEKKLYEKLSKCEF